The Actinomyces sp. oral taxon 414 genome has a segment encoding these proteins:
- the zwf gene encoding glucose-6-phosphate dehydrogenase produces the protein MLGPAANPLLDSRDLRLPRVADPCVLVMFGITGDLARNKLLPAIYDLANRGLLSPSFCLVGVGRRDWDDEDLRDYVRAAVRARARTAWHPAIWEQLAAGMRFVAFSSFEDDAAYGRLTGVVDDLDATRGTGGNRAFYLSIPPGWFPAVTERIAASGLVDESPGAWRRVVIEKPFGHDRASAAELDALVGRIVRPDDVFRVDHYLGKETVQNILALRFANTIFEPLWNQRYVDHVQITMAEDIGIGSRAGYYDTIGAGRDVIQNHLLQLLALTAMEEPSSMGAAAVRAEKEKVLDCVRLERAGVLDLDATTARGRYGAGFQGGVPVRGYLEEDGVAVDSRTETYAALRLEIANRRWAGVPFYLRAGKRLARRVTEVAVVFKQPPFLPFEDAATAGLGANTIVVRIQPDEGITMRLASKVPGTHLELRDVRMDFGYGASFNEDSPEAYERLILDALLGDAPLFPHRREVDLSWRILDPVIEHWAGAGRPEEYRPGSWGPEGARDLLARDARTWRRS, from the coding sequence ATGCTGGGCCCCGCCGCGAACCCCCTGCTGGACTCCCGGGATCTGCGCCTGCCCCGCGTCGCGGACCCCTGCGTGCTGGTCATGTTCGGCATCACCGGCGACCTGGCGCGCAACAAGCTGCTCCCGGCCATCTACGACCTGGCCAACCGCGGACTGCTCTCCCCCAGCTTCTGCCTGGTGGGAGTGGGGCGCCGCGACTGGGACGACGAGGACCTGCGCGACTACGTGCGCGCCGCGGTGCGCGCCCGGGCCCGCACCGCGTGGCACCCGGCCATCTGGGAGCAGCTCGCCGCCGGCATGCGCTTCGTCGCCTTCTCCTCCTTCGAGGACGACGCCGCCTACGGGCGCCTGACCGGGGTCGTCGACGACCTCGACGCCACCCGCGGCACGGGCGGCAACCGCGCCTTCTACCTGTCGATCCCGCCCGGCTGGTTCCCGGCCGTCACCGAGCGCATCGCCGCCTCCGGGCTGGTCGACGAGTCCCCGGGGGCCTGGCGGCGCGTGGTCATTGAGAAGCCCTTCGGCCACGACCGGGCCAGCGCGGCCGAGCTGGACGCCCTGGTGGGGCGCATCGTGCGCCCCGACGACGTCTTCCGCGTCGACCACTACCTGGGCAAGGAGACGGTCCAGAACATCCTCGCCCTGCGCTTCGCCAACACGATCTTCGAGCCGCTGTGGAACCAGCGCTACGTCGACCACGTGCAGATCACCATGGCCGAGGACATCGGGATCGGCTCGCGCGCCGGCTACTACGACACCATCGGCGCGGGGCGCGACGTCATCCAGAACCACCTCCTCCAGCTCCTGGCGCTGACCGCCATGGAGGAGCCCAGCTCCATGGGCGCCGCGGCGGTGCGCGCCGAGAAGGAGAAGGTCCTGGACTGCGTGCGCCTGGAGCGGGCCGGGGTGCTCGACCTGGACGCCACCACGGCCCGGGGCCGCTACGGGGCCGGCTTCCAGGGCGGCGTGCCCGTGAGGGGCTACCTGGAGGAGGACGGCGTCGCCGTCGACTCGCGCACCGAGACCTACGCGGCCCTGCGCCTGGAGATCGCCAACCGGCGGTGGGCGGGCGTGCCCTTCTACCTGCGCGCGGGCAAGCGCCTGGCGCGGCGCGTCACCGAGGTCGCCGTCGTGTTCAAGCAGCCGCCCTTCCTGCCCTTCGAGGACGCGGCCACGGCCGGGCTGGGGGCCAACACGATCGTCGTGCGCATCCAGCCGGACGAGGGCATCACCATGCGCCTGGCCTCCAAGGTCCCCGGCACGCACCTGGAGCTGCGCGACGTGCGCATGGACTTCGGCTACGGCGCCTCCTTCAACGAGGACTCCCCGGAGGCCTACGAGCGCCTCATCCTCGACGCCCTCCTGGGCGACGCCCCGCTCTTCCCCCACCGGCGGGAGGTGGACCTGTCCTGGAGGATCCTCGACCCGGTCATCGAGCACTGGGCCGGGGCCGGCCGGCCGGAGGAGTACCGGCCCGGCTCCTGGGGGCCGGAGGGGGCCCGCGACCTGCTCGCCCGCGACGCCCGCACCTGGAGGCGCTCATGA
- a CDS encoding glucose-6-phosphate dehydrogenase assembly protein OpcA yields the protein MITALTATTTERIVSGLLAAEGAGGSRVLTLVIGTDGAGLEAALEAAHGASLDHPCRIIAVVAPPPPAGPPGPRSRDGHVRADVPGHLDAEIRVGHDAGAGETLVLRPWGVAAEHTDTLVVPFLLPDVPVVAWWPAAPPPVPAADPLGRLASTRITNTPSRPDPSAALAALAPGFERGDIDLAWTRITLWRAIVASTLDPVLRAGGVRSMTVAGQRANASLSLMVRWLRLRLGVPVERADVEDFMGIARIAALTDDGELAIERTDSERVLITRPDGSRPQVVTMPRREPVTTLNEELRRLSPDLVYQEVLAAFAADHGCRVATPGTEAACSND from the coding sequence ATGATCACCGCACTGACCGCCACGACCACGGAGCGCATCGTCTCCGGGCTGCTGGCCGCCGAGGGCGCCGGGGGCTCGCGGGTGCTCACCCTGGTCATCGGCACCGACGGCGCCGGCCTGGAGGCGGCGCTGGAGGCGGCCCACGGCGCCTCCCTGGACCACCCCTGCCGCATTATCGCCGTCGTCGCCCCGCCCCCGCCGGCCGGCCCGCCCGGCCCACGCTCGCGCGACGGGCACGTGAGGGCCGACGTGCCCGGGCATCTGGACGCCGAGATCCGCGTGGGGCACGACGCCGGGGCCGGGGAGACTCTGGTGCTGCGGCCCTGGGGTGTGGCCGCCGAGCACACCGACACCCTGGTGGTGCCCTTCCTGCTGCCCGACGTGCCGGTGGTGGCGTGGTGGCCGGCGGCGCCCCCGCCCGTGCCCGCCGCCGACCCCCTGGGCCGCCTGGCCTCGACCCGCATTACCAACACGCCCTCCCGGCCGGACCCCTCGGCGGCCCTGGCGGCCCTGGCGCCGGGCTTCGAGCGCGGGGACATCGACCTGGCCTGGACGCGCATCACCCTGTGGCGGGCCATTGTGGCCTCCACCCTGGACCCGGTCCTGCGCGCCGGGGGCGTACGGTCCATGACCGTGGCCGGGCAGCGGGCCAACGCCTCGCTGTCGCTCATGGTGCGCTGGCTGCGCCTGCGCCTGGGCGTGCCGGTCGAGCGGGCCGACGTGGAGGACTTCATGGGGATCGCCCGCATCGCCGCCCTGACCGACGACGGCGAGCTGGCCATCGAGCGCACGGACTCCGAGCGCGTGCTCATCACCCGCCCCGACGGCTCGCGCCCGCAGGTGGTCACCATGCCGCGCCGCGAGCCGGTGACGACCCTGAACGAGGAGCTGCGCCGTCTCAGCCCGGACCTGGTCTACCAGGAGGTCCTGGCGGCCTTCGCCGCCGACCACGGCTGCCGCGTCGCGACCCCCGGGACCGAGGCCGCATGCTCAAACGACTGA
- the gndA gene encoding NADP-dependent phosphogluconate dehydrogenase has product MTTSDATSDAARAAADSAPAPASADIGVYGLGVMGANLARNLARHGHAVAVFNRTPARTRRLVERHGDEGDFVPATRPADFVACLRRPRAVIVMVQAGAATEAVIDQLRALLEPGDIIVDAGNTFYRDTQRREADLRESGIHFVGMGVSGGQEGALLGPSIMPGGTEESYARLGPMLESISAHVDGEPCCTHVGPDGAGHFVKMVHNGIEYADMQLIAEAYDLLRRAVGLSVPAIAEVFRSWRDSELDSYLIDVTAEVLGRTDPATGRPFVDVVVDEAGQKGTGAWTAQTALELGVAVPAIAEATFARAASAASAVRAAVRDADLDAGAAPAPPASKDEETALVASVRRALYGAKIAAYAQGFDLIAAAGAENGWNVNPGAMARIWRDGCIIRARLLDDIARAYQADPAPVSLLTAPVFASALRQALPSWREVVALAARSGVPAPALASSLAYVDQLRAPRLPAALIQGQRDFFGSHTYHRVDDPDGVYHVLWSQEGRAEEKWS; this is encoded by the coding sequence ATGACCACCAGTGACGCGACCAGCGACGCGGCCCGGGCCGCCGCCGACTCCGCCCCCGCGCCCGCCTCGGCCGACATCGGCGTCTACGGCCTGGGCGTCATGGGCGCCAACCTCGCCCGCAACCTCGCCCGCCACGGGCACGCGGTGGCCGTGTTCAACCGCACCCCGGCGCGCACGCGCCGGCTCGTGGAGCGCCACGGCGACGAGGGCGACTTCGTGCCCGCGACGCGGCCGGCCGACTTCGTGGCCTGCCTGCGCCGCCCGCGCGCGGTCATTGTCATGGTCCAGGCCGGGGCCGCTACCGAGGCGGTCATCGACCAGCTGCGCGCCCTGCTGGAGCCCGGAGACATTATCGTCGACGCCGGCAACACCTTCTACCGCGACACCCAGCGCCGCGAGGCGGACTTGCGCGAAAGCGGCATCCACTTCGTGGGCATGGGCGTGTCCGGGGGGCAGGAGGGGGCGCTGCTGGGCCCCTCGATCATGCCCGGCGGCACCGAGGAGTCCTATGCGCGGCTGGGCCCCATGCTCGAGTCCATCTCCGCCCACGTCGACGGCGAACCCTGCTGCACGCACGTGGGCCCCGACGGCGCCGGCCACTTCGTCAAGATGGTCCACAACGGCATCGAGTACGCCGATATGCAGCTCATCGCCGAGGCCTACGACCTGCTGCGGCGCGCCGTCGGGCTGAGCGTGCCCGCCATCGCCGAGGTCTTCCGCTCCTGGCGGGACAGCGAACTCGACTCCTACCTCATTGACGTCACCGCCGAGGTCCTGGGGCGCACCGACCCGGCCACCGGCCGGCCCTTCGTCGACGTCGTCGTCGACGAGGCCGGCCAGAAGGGCACCGGCGCGTGGACCGCGCAGACCGCCCTGGAGCTGGGCGTGGCCGTGCCCGCCATCGCCGAGGCGACCTTCGCCCGGGCCGCCTCGGCGGCGTCGGCCGTGCGCGCCGCCGTGCGCGACGCCGACCTGGACGCCGGGGCCGCGCCGGCCCCCCCGGCCTCGAAGGACGAGGAGACGGCCCTGGTCGCCTCGGTCCGCCGGGCCCTGTACGGGGCCAAGATCGCCGCCTACGCCCAGGGCTTCGACCTCATCGCCGCCGCCGGCGCCGAGAACGGCTGGAACGTGAACCCGGGCGCCATGGCCCGCATCTGGCGGGACGGGTGCATTATCCGCGCCCGCCTCCTGGACGACATCGCCCGCGCCTACCAGGCCGACCCGGCGCCGGTCAGCCTCCTGACGGCCCCGGTGTTCGCCTCCGCCCTGCGCCAGGCCCTGCCGTCCTGGCGCGAGGTCGTGGCCCTGGCCGCGCGCAGCGGCGTGCCCGCCCCCGCCCTGGCCTCCTCTCTGGCCTACGTCGACCAGCTGCGCGCGCCGCGCCTGCCCGCCGCCCTCATCCAGGGCCAGCGGGACTTCTTCGGCTCCCACACCTACCACCGGGTCGACGACCCGGACGGCGTCTACCACGTCCTGTGGTCCCAGGAGGGCCGCGCCGAGGAGAAGTGGAGCTGA